The following are encoded together in the Silurus meridionalis isolate SWU-2019-XX chromosome 2, ASM1480568v1, whole genome shotgun sequence genome:
- the chst3a gene encoding carbohydrate sulfotransferase 3a isoform X1, which yields MNLNSYTYRLWRDFHTETSSRMRSKYVIFIICIVALVIIEKENNIISRVSDKLTHRQTQQTPEPFSFLNGSSLYDGEMSINSTQLLDPDQAGQKHILLLATTRTGSSFVGEFFNQLGTNMFYLFEPLWHVERTLSQDTGIPNSNISSVAYRDVLLSLFLCNFSLLESFISPPPLEHVTPALFRRESSMALCEEQVCSPVQRNVFERYRCRMRRCGPLNFTLASESCLRKKHRAIKTVRVRQLDSLRLLIEDPRLDIKVIQLVRDPRAVLASRMVAFSSKYQTWKSWAANGEIPFDDEEVKKLQGNCNQIRESAELGLSQPDWLEKRYMLVRYEDIARYPMQKAAEMYRFTGVPFTSQAREWIIKNTHASEVASGVYSTQKNSSEQVEKWRFSIPFKLAQVVQEVCGPTMELFGYRFADSEETLVNKSISLLEEKQFNVSYVTDFNS from the exons ATGAACCTGAATAGCTACACATACAGGCTGTGGAGGGATTTCCATACAGAAACCAGTTCAAGAATGAGGAGTAAATATGTTATTTTCATCATCTGCATTGTGGCCCTGGTCATCATTGAAAAGGAAAACAATATTATCTCAAG GGTCTCTGACAAGCTCactcacagacagacacaacaaACCCCAGAGCCTTTTTCATTCTTGAATGGCTCCAGTTTGTATGATGGCGAGATGAGTATAAATTCCACACAGCTTTTAGATCCAGACCAGGCTGGCCAAAAGCACATTCTTTTATTGGCCACCACTCGCACTGGATCCTCCTTTGTAGGTGAGTTTTTTAACCAGCTAGGTACCAACATGTTCTACCTATTTGAGCCGCTGTGGCATGTAGAGAGGACACTTTCACAGGACACAGGGATCCCCAATTCCAACATCTCATCCGTTGCATACCGGGATGTGCTGCTAAGCCTATTCTTGTGCAACTTCTCGCTGCTGGAGAGCTTCATCAGCCCACCTCCTCTAGAGCATGTCACTCCAGCTCTGTTCCGCAGAGAGTCCAGCATGGCTCTGTGTGAGGAGCAGGTGTGTTCGCCAGTGCAGAGGAATGTTTTTGAGAGATATCGCTGCAGAATGCGCCGCTGTGGCCCTCTCAACTTCACCTTGGCCTCAGAGTCCTGTCTGAGGAAGAAGCACAGGGCCATCAAGACAGTTAGGGTTCGGCAGCTGGATTCACTCCGTTTACTAATTGAAGATCCTAGGCTGGATATTAAGGTCATACAGCTGGTGAGAGACCCCCGTGCTGTCCTGGCCTCAAGAATGGTAGCCTTCTCTAGCAAATACCAGACTTGGAAAAGTTGGGCAGCAAATGGAGAGATACCCTTTGATGATGAAGAAGTGAAAAAACTCCAGGGAAATTGCAATCAAATCCGTGAGTCTGCAGAGCTGGGCTTAAGCCAACCGGATTGGCTGGAAAAACGATATATGCTTGTGCGATATGAGGACATAGCAAGATATCCTATGCAGAAAGCGGCTGAGATGTACAGGTTTACCGGGGTCCCATTTACATCGCAGGCAAGGGAATGGATCATTAAGAACACGCATGCTTCAGAGGTTGCCAGTGGAGTGTACTCTACACAGAAGAACTCTTCAGAGCAGGTAGAAAAGTGGCGTTTCAGTATACCCTTCAAATTAGCCCAAGTTGTGCAAGAGGTTTGTGGGCCGACTATGGAACTATTTGGATATCGATTTGCTGACAGCGAGGAGACACTAGTTAATAAGTCTATTAGTTTGCTTGAAGaaaaacagtttaatgtttcatATGTTACAGATTTTAACTCATAG
- the chst3a gene encoding carbohydrate sulfotransferase 3a isoform X2, with protein sequence MNLNSYTYRLWRDFHTETSSRMRSKYVIFIICIVALVIIEKENNIISRVSDKLTHRQTQQTPEPFSFLNGSSLYDGEMSINSTQLLDPDQAGQKHILLLATTRTGSSFVGEFFNQLGTNMFYLFEPLWHVERTLSQDTGIPNSNISSVAYRDVLLSLFLCNFSLLESFISPPPLEHVTPALFRRESSMALCEEQVCSPVQRNVFERYRCRMRRCGPLNFTLASESCLRKKHRAIKTVRVRQLDSLRLLIEDPRLDIKVIQLVRDPRAVLASRMVAFSSKYQTWKSWAANGEIPFDDEEVKKLQGNCNQIRESAELGLSQPDWLEKRYMLVRYEDIARYPMQKAAEMYRFTGVPFTSQAREWIIKNTHASEVASGVYSTQKNSSEQDMLRLF encoded by the exons ATGAACCTGAATAGCTACACATACAGGCTGTGGAGGGATTTCCATACAGAAACCAGTTCAAGAATGAGGAGTAAATATGTTATTTTCATCATCTGCATTGTGGCCCTGGTCATCATTGAAAAGGAAAACAATATTATCTCAAG GGTCTCTGACAAGCTCactcacagacagacacaacaaACCCCAGAGCCTTTTTCATTCTTGAATGGCTCCAGTTTGTATGATGGCGAGATGAGTATAAATTCCACACAGCTTTTAGATCCAGACCAGGCTGGCCAAAAGCACATTCTTTTATTGGCCACCACTCGCACTGGATCCTCCTTTGTAGGTGAGTTTTTTAACCAGCTAGGTACCAACATGTTCTACCTATTTGAGCCGCTGTGGCATGTAGAGAGGACACTTTCACAGGACACAGGGATCCCCAATTCCAACATCTCATCCGTTGCATACCGGGATGTGCTGCTAAGCCTATTCTTGTGCAACTTCTCGCTGCTGGAGAGCTTCATCAGCCCACCTCCTCTAGAGCATGTCACTCCAGCTCTGTTCCGCAGAGAGTCCAGCATGGCTCTGTGTGAGGAGCAGGTGTGTTCGCCAGTGCAGAGGAATGTTTTTGAGAGATATCGCTGCAGAATGCGCCGCTGTGGCCCTCTCAACTTCACCTTGGCCTCAGAGTCCTGTCTGAGGAAGAAGCACAGGGCCATCAAGACAGTTAGGGTTCGGCAGCTGGATTCACTCCGTTTACTAATTGAAGATCCTAGGCTGGATATTAAGGTCATACAGCTGGTGAGAGACCCCCGTGCTGTCCTGGCCTCAAGAATGGTAGCCTTCTCTAGCAAATACCAGACTTGGAAAAGTTGGGCAGCAAATGGAGAGATACCCTTTGATGATGAAGAAGTGAAAAAACTCCAGGGAAATTGCAATCAAATCCGTGAGTCTGCAGAGCTGGGCTTAAGCCAACCGGATTGGCTGGAAAAACGATATATGCTTGTGCGATATGAGGACATAGCAAGATATCCTATGCAGAAAGCGGCTGAGATGTACAGGTTTACCGGGGTCCCATTTACATCGCAGGCAAGGGAATGGATCATTAAGAACACGCATGCTTCAGAGGTTGCCAGTGGAGTGTACTCTACACAGAAGAACTCTTCAGAGCAG